AAATTTGAATGCAAAAGAATTGGAGGAATCCGGATTTGTACCGGTAAACAAACCGCCCGATCTACAAAAGATCGAAGACATAAAAACCTTAGAACGCGCCTTTCAAGAATCAAAGCTTTACTTTGAAAGATTACCGGCGAAATGGAAAACAAAACTCCACAAAAATTCTTACAATAAAGAAGATTTTCTGAGTTCCTTGGAGAAACTAAGAAGAATTTTAAAACAGAAAGATTCGGAAAAAAGAAAAATTGAATTCCAGAAATCATTTTTTCTTTTGGAAACCGCCGATCCAAACGAAGGAAAAATCACAGGATATTACGAAGTTATTATAGAAGGTAGAAACCGACCGGAAGGGGAATTTGCTCATCCCGTCTTGGGAACACCTTCCGACTTAGTCGTAAAAAAACGGGGAACGGAAAGGGTGGTAGGAAAGATCGTTAACGGAAATTTTCTTCCCTATGAAAGTAGATCCGAATTGGAAAATCCTTCTTCTTGGAATTCCAAAACCAATCCGATCGCATTCGTAAAAATTGTGGATCTTCATCTGGCACAACTGGAAGGTTCCGCGGTCGTTCAAACTCCCAAAGAAGACGCGTTTCGTATAACGTATGCTTCCGATAACGGAAAGAATTATATCAGCCCGGCCGAATCGTTGAACGGCGTTTGTCAAAGCCTGATTCCTTCCGATCTGAGAAACTGCATCTTAGAACATCCTCAGGAAGTAAAAGCGGCGATCTTAAAAAATCCTCGGTATGTATTCTTCCAAAAAGAGTCTTCGGCCCCGAGAGGAAGCGGCGGAATCGAACTCATTCCAAAAAGATCGGTCGCGATGGATCCGAATATTCCGCTGGGCATCCCGGCCTTGATTTCCTTTGAATCTCCTTCCGTCGCCGAAGAGAACCGTTTGGTATTCGTTCACGATCGAGGATCGAAGATAACGGGACACGGACGACTGGATTACTTTTTAGGGACGGGTAAGAAGGCCGAAGACCAAGCAGGACGAATTCAATCCCCAGGAAGAATCCTCTTAATTCTGCCGAAGAAGTAAACATTTTATTCAAAGAATCTGCAAATTGTATCAATTGCGCTCTTCGCATTAAAATATGTATTCAATTTTGATCATAATCATTATCCCCAAAAGCCGTAATAATGATTCAAAAAGAATTCTAATAAATCGTTTTACAACGTTATGATGATCTGTTTCTTATTCCAAAGAAAGTATCATTTTGTTTCACATAAGCAATAAACTTAAGAACAGAATCATAACGAACCGATTATAAAAATAAAAGGCTGTCCCCTAAGTTATCTTTTCGATACCGCGTTAGACTCGATCGGATGACTTACGCTCTCCTATCTATAAATGATAACGAATTCGGGAAAAACCTAAGATAGAAAAAAATTTGGGATTCAATTTTACAGGAAGTATGCATGCATTTAATGTTTATGGGCTCGACTGAAAAAACACTAACCGACGTTTTATGGATCTTACTCTGCTCAGGACTTGTTCTATTGATGCAGGGGGGATTCTTAATCTTAGAATCCGGATTAACAAGAGCTAAAAACTCGATCAACGTCGCGATCAAAAACATTGCCGACTTCGGAATCGCTACGGTTCTTTTTTGGTTTATCGGATTTGGCTTAATGTTCGGCCAGTCTTGGAAAGGAATTTTAGGAACATCTTGGTTTATTCCCGTATTTCCTCCCGATGATATTTGGAGCCCGGCCTTCTTTCTATTTCAATTGGTCTTCTGCGGTACTGCGGCGACGATCGTCTCGGGAGCCATCGCAGAAAGACTCAAATTCGTTTCGTATATCATTTCAACGATTCTTATTTCCGGCTTTATCTATCCTATCGCGGGACACTGGGTTTGGGCCGGGCTTTATCAATCGGAAACACACGGATGGTTATCAGTTCTGGGCTTTAGAGATTTCGCAGGTTCTTCCGTGGTTCATAGCGTGGGCGGTTGGGTCGCCCTCGCGTTTTTACTCGTAGTCGGGCCTAGAACAGGAAGATTTGTGGAAGGAGAACCTCCTCGTAAAGTTACCGGAAGCAACCTCCCCTTAGCAATGTTAGGCGGAATCATCCTTTGGGTCGGTTGGTTTGGATTTAACGGAGGAAGCACTCTCGCCTTTGACAAACACGTTCCGACCGTACTTTTAAACACGGTGCTCGCCTCGGGCGCCGCGATGTTTTCCGGGTTGTTCGTGGGCTGGTTTCGAAAAGGTTATCCGGACGCGGTCCTTCCTTTAAACGGATCGTTAGGCGGTCTTGTAGCAATCACCGCTTGTGCGAACGTGGTGAACGCGATGGAAGCCGGATTGATCGGAATTCTTGCCGGAATTCTTGTATCTCCCATCGAAGATATATTAGAAAAATTTAAAATTGACGACGCGGTCGGAGCTGTACCTGTTCATTTGGGAATGGGAATTTTCGGAACGCTTTGTGTCGGCATTTTTGGAAATCTTCAAATTCTAAATTCAGGTTTAACTCGCTGGGAACAAATCCAAGTTCAGCTTTTAGGAATCGCTTCCATCGGGACATTCGTCTTTGGAACCTCGTATCTGTTTTTTTCGACGATCAATCGATTTTTTAAATTGAGAGTCGATCCTGAAGAAGAATACCAGGGATTGAATATTTCTGAACACAGAGCGACGACCGAATTGATCGATCTTTTTTTGGTTATGGAACATCAAAAAAAAACGGGAGACCTGAGTTATAACGTTCCCGTCGAACCCTTTACCGAAGTCGGGCAAATCGCAGATCGATACAACCAAGTCCTCGGCACGGTCAGGATCACTTTAGACGAGAACGAAAAGGCAAGAAAAGAATTAGCCAAAGCTTATTCAAAAGTACAAAAGGAACAAGAACGAGCCGAAAAACTTTTGTTAAATGTTCTTCCGAAGTCGATCGCAGATAAACTTAAAAAAGACAGCTCCGTAATCGCTCAGAGTTTTAGCGAAGCGAGCATTCTATTTGCCGATATCGTAGGCTTTACCGAAATCGCAGGAAAGTTTCATCCTGAAAAAGTGGTCCGGATTTTAAACAAGGTATTTTCGGCGTTCGATCTTATGGCGGAAAAATACGGTCTCGAAAAGATCAAAACGATCGGAGATGCGTATATGGTGGTGGGCGGTCTTCCTCAACCGAGAAAGGATCATACATTAGCAATTGCTCATATGGCATGGGAAATGATGGATATGCTCAAACGATTTAGGATTAAGGAAGGAAATCTAAAACTCGATATGAGGATAGGAATCAACACCGGACCCGTTGTCGCAGGGGTAATCGGAACCAAAAAGTTTATCTACGATATCTGGGGAGATGCGGTCAACGTAGCGAGTAGAATGGAGTCGCACGGTTTGAGCGGTCAAATCCAAGTAACTAATTCCACTGCGGATCTGATTTCCGAAGAATTCTCGATGGAAAAAAGAGAAGACGTAGAGATCAAAGGAAAAGGAAAGATCAACACCTTCATCCTTACCGGGCGAAAGAATCTTCCTTCGGAAGAACTCTTTTTCGGATTTCAACCTTAAGAATTTTCTTTGTTCAAGGCTCCGGCCGTTTCCGGTTCGGAGCTGGATTCGGAAGATTCAGTTTCCACTTCGTTCACCGAGGTGGAAGCCTGTTCCGCCAAATGATCGAGTCCTTCCCCACTTTCGCCTGCAACTTCCACAGTTTCAGAAACATGAGTCACACCGTTGCCAAGATTCGCTTCCGCTTCCTTACTCGTCTTAAAGCAGTGATTGAGAATCGTAAAATCGTAGACGATCGTCTTAAACACATTGAAGAATAATTTAGGATTCAAGGTAAGAACTCGATACAACAAATTTCTATCGATCGAAGTTACGATCGCAGTATCTTCGACAGCCTTCACCGCAAAAACTCTCGGGTTCGAACCGATCAGAGAAGATAGATCCAATAAATCGCCGGGATGATAGTCTCTGATTTCAGATTCGGATCCGTCTCTAGCTACTTTACAAAGTACTAATTTTCCTTGTAGAACAAACCAGAGTTTTTCCGAAGCGGGTTCGCCGGAATGAAACAGATACTTTCCTGGAGGAAAATAATTGCTAAGATGTCCGTAGATTCTGCTGATTACCCCTAGATTATGAATTCTACAATTCTCATAATCGTCCGCAAATTCCAAATTGGAAGGATCGATTTTTATAAGATGTTGCAATTGTGTGAAGTTAAGCTCTTCTCGATAGTGTCGACTCGCCGCAGTCAAAAGCATCCGAAACATAAATTTCGGATTTTTATGGATCATGTTTTCGATGATGCTACTGTCCAAGGAAATCAAACGAACTTCATCCGTCGCGGAGATCGCTGACGCGGTTCTTTTACCGCCGGTTAGAAGAGCCATTTCTCCGAAAAAATTGTTTTCGTTAATTCGACAAATAGCTCGTTCTTTACCGTCAACCGTCTCGGACAAAACGACTGAGCCTTTAGAAATAAAAAACATCTGATCCTTAGAAGGATCTCCTTGTCGAAAAATAATCTGACCTTTGGAGTATTCTATCGGTTGAATATGATTGAGTAAGTTCTGTGATTCAGGAGGCATTTGCTACTATTCTTTTATAATTTAGAATCAAGAGACGAAAGGTTTGAAATGATTCTTAAAAGGAAGGAAAAAAAAGGAAGAATCCAAAGGGGATTAACCCAAAAGGATTATTGATTTCCAAATGATAAGCAGAGAGAATCGTTTTTTAAATGGAAAAGCCTGTTACGAATCCATTGACTTCGTAGTTGAAACCAAAAAAATCGAGTCGGAGAAAACCAGATGTCTATTGAAACAGAAAAGGATCTAATCGGTCTGAAAAAAATCGGGAAAATCGTGGGACTCGTTCTAAAAGAAATGAAAGCCTTTGCAAAATCCGGAATGTCCACCAAAGAGTTGGATGACTTCGGACTCGATCTTTTGAAAAGATACGGGGCAAGATCCGCTCCCGTGATTACATACAACTTTCCCGGCACGACCTGCATCAGCGTGAATCGTGAAATCGCACACGGAATTCCATCTTCCAAAAAAATTCTAAAAGACGGTGATCTGATCAATATCGACGTCTCCGCAGAACTTGGTGGATACTTTGGAGACAATGGAAGTTCTTTTATCTTAGGGCAAGCGCATCCGATTCTTAGCTCGTTGGTGGATTGTTCTCGGACTTCTCTTTACAAAGGAGTTGCTCAGGCCAAAGCAGGCAATCGAATCAGCGACATCGGAAAAGCGATTCACGAGGAAGCAAAATCCTACGGATTCACCGTTATCAAAAATTTAATGGGACATGGAACCGGAGGAAGCCTTCACGAAGCTCCAAAGTATATTCCTTGTTATGAAGACAAAAGATATTCTCAAAAACTAAAATCAGGAATGGTTCTTGCTATAGAAACGTTCATCTCCACAAAATCCGAAATCGCAATGGAAACTTCCGACGGATGGACCCTCGTGACCAGAGACGGAAGTTACGTCGCTCAACAAGAACATACGATCGTGGTAACAGACCAAGAACCGATTCTTCTTACTGCGAGCAACGGAGTATAAGGATATTCTAAAATTCTAATTTTATCTCTTTTTGCCTATGGAGAAAACGATCGATCCCATCCAAGCGGACATTCTCCGAGGCAAAATGGAAGTTAGAATCTGCTGAATCCGATTCACCCAGCCTACGACGATGATAGTCTGATTTTTTTCCATTCCGGAAAGAGCCGTCTTTACTACTTTCTCCGGAGTTAACCAAAGGAAATCGGGAGTTCTAAAACCTTTCGGAAAAGCCTTGTCAAAGAATGGAGTTCGAATCGGTCCCGGGGAAACCGCGTGCACGCTCACTCCTGTTCCCTTGAGTTCGTAACTCAATCCATCCGTAAAATACAATACGAAGACCTTGCTCGCTGCGTAGATCGTAAAATACGGAACCGGTTGAAACGAAGCGGTAGAAGCCAAGTTAAGAATTCTTCCTTTACCGTTTTCGATCATGATCGGAAGAAGTTTTCGCGTCATCGCCGCTAAGGCTTCCACGTTGACTCGAATCGTGGTGAGAAAACTGGACTCGGGTTCTTTCGCAAAGTCGCCAATGTAACCGAGGCCGGCATTGTTAACCAATAGATCCGGTTTTAATTTCTTTTTCGTTAAATAAGAAACGATTTTTTCTCGCCCCTCCGAAACCGAAAGGTCGGCGGGAATCGTATGAACTTCAATTCCAAACCTTTTCTCCAAGTTGCTTTGAAGATTTTTTAAAGAACTCGAAGATAAGTCGGTGAGAATCAAATTGCTTCCGTTTGCGGCGAGTTGATTGCAAAATTCAGTTCCCAATCCGCCCGATGCGCCCGTGATCAAAGCCAAATCGTATTTCATATTCATTTCCTTTTAAATTTTTTGAATGTGGAGGAACGCGAATCATCGATTTACGTTCTACCTTGAGGGATATCGTTTCCGAAGAAAGAATTCCTAAATCCAAGTGGGGACGATTTTACAAAAACGTGAATTATTTTTCGATCCGAATAATGAGATTCGGGATTTAATTTTGGTTTTCGATTCTGCGCCTACTCGGTTATGATTTCAAATATGAATCTCAATTGTAGAATTCTTAGAATCTCCCTGATGACAATGATAGTAATTTCTTTCGGACCTTTGTTTGCGCACAAAGGAAAGGCAAGTTTTGTCTTAGAGGAATTTTCGAAGCTCACGGATCAAATCGATCTTTTGAAAGACGGCGCCGTGGCTACGGATGCGTTGGAAGTTCTTTTGGAAAAAGGCGGTGAAAAAGAAAAGGATTCCGAAATTTTCAAGAAGGCGCTTCCGATCACGAGGGAACTCGGGAAAACGACGGATTCTAAAACCAAACAAGAATTATACGGAGAACTCGTAATTCTTTTCGAACGGGTGATCGGTTATCACGATCGATCCGGGGCCGCTCTTTATCACTGCCCCAAAACCGGAAAACAGTGGATCACAAATTCTGAAATCGTTAAGAATCCATTCGATCGAAAGAATACGTCCTGTATTCGAAAAAAGGAGAATAGAGATTCTCCCTCGAAATGAATTTCAACGAAAGAATCTTTTTTGCGAAACGAATTACAATCGCGAAAAAATTCGATTCTTAAATTCAAAACTACTTCTTGGATCCGACTTTTTCAAATCGCAGAAGTAGTTTTTTAATTTTTCCTAAGCCGGAACCCCGCTGACTTCCTTTAGTTTTGCAAGATTTCCTTCCAAGATCGAAAGCGTGTCCAGATGATAATCCTTTGCGTGTTTGAGACGAGCTTGTCTTCTTTCTTCCGGAATTCTACGGCAGGAAAGTTCCAAAAGAATTCCCGCGAGAAGACGAGAACAGGTCATAACAACTTCTTCCGCGTAGGTATCTTTGTCTTCTCTAGCGGGAAGATCCTTGTAAAGAGAAACGAGTTCTTGAAATCCGTGAAACAATTTATGTACAAGAGAAGAATCCAACTGGTTCACGAGTTCGGTCAGATATTCTCCGAACGTATGCGTAAGACCGGAAGTGATTCCGCCGATACTTGCGTTGATCTGGATTTGAGAAGTCCCGTCGTAGATAGTCGTAATCCTTGCATCTCGATAGATTCTCGCGATATCATAGTCTTCCGTATAACCGGCGCCTCCGTGAACCTGAAGCGCATCACTCACAACTTTTAAACAAGACTCGGAACAATAGAATTTGCTGATCGGGGTCAGAACGTTCGCGATCTTTTCCCAATAACGAACCACGGTATCGTTCTTCGCTTCCTTTTCGGAAGCCCCTTTTTTTTCCAAACGAAGCGCGCGCCAGTAGTATCGATCCATCACCCTCGATCCTTCCAAGGTCAGACAACGCATCGCAAGGGTTTCCCTTTCAAGACGATCGATAATTTTTTTCACCGCAGGAATTTCAATCAGGGGTTTTCCGAATTGAATTCTTTCTTTGGAGTATTTTAGAGCTTCATAATATGCTGCAGTCGCGAGTCCCGTGGATTGTTGTGCGATTCCCATTCTCGCTCCGTTCAACATTCCCATCGTATATTTTATGAGGCCGTATCCTTCTTCTCCGATCAGAAGCCCCGGTGAATTCTCAAAGACAACTTCGCAAGTAGGAGAACAGTGAAGTCCGAGCTTGTTTTCGATTCCCGCGATCTGAACGTCCGGACTTTGAACGAGGAAAAAAGAAAGTCCCCTCGCACCGGAACCGACTTCTCCGGAACGAGCCAACGTGAGAAGAATCGCCGGAGTTTCTCCGAAGCCGCATCCGTGAGTGATAAAACGTTTGGTTCCGTTCAAGACCCAATTCCCATTTTGATCTTTTGTAGCTTTGGTTCGAAGATTGGGAAGATCGGATCCGTGATCGGGTTCTGTGAGCCCCATAGCACAGACAAATTCACCCGCGGCCAAACGAGGAATCCATTCTTCTTTCATTTCTTTGGATGCGTGGCGTTCCAATATTTCAGCGAGATTGACACAACCGATAGCAATGGCGAGTGACGCGTCTACGCGATAAAAAATTTCGGAAATAAATGATTTCACGGTCCAGGGAATTCCAAGTCCGCCGTATTTTCTGGAAAACCCGTAAGCCTGCACGCCCGCTTCGACGACCTTCGCGACCAATTCTAACATTTTGGGAGGAAATTCTACCTTTCCGTCTTTGAATCGCAATCCTTCTCGATCCAATTCCGCAACGTGAGGAGAGAGAATGTTTCCGGCAAGATCGCCGACCGTTTCCAAAACCGTTTTATAATATTCTTTCGCTTCCGTAGGATTGGTAGGACCTCCGTCGGATGTGTCGGAGAATTCGTTTTCGTAATCGAGGATGATTTCGGTCCAGGGAAGGATGTGCTCAAAGTGATCCTGGATATCTTGGGTATCCGAAAAATAATTGTTCTGAATCATGGAACCTCCGGGGATTCCACCAGTGTAAGAGATGAGAAAGGGAGAGAAAAGGAAAATTGTGTGAGTTCCTACTTTTGGGGAGAATTTTCCGGAGTTTTGGGTATCGCTCTTGGAATTCGAGGTCGGAACTACGGAGTTTTTCAAAACGAAGCCGACCTTTTCTCTCGTCCACGAACCCGAAATCTGCAGAAAACCCCCTTGAGAAGTAGGAACTCCTTCTTTTCAAGGGGGTTCTCGAAAAATACGGGCGGCTCCGCCGCGAAGGTCGGAACTCCGGCCGCCTAACTACTCTTCAGCGCTTTTTCTTCGTTTTTTTCTTAGCGACCTTGTAACCCAAAATCTGGGCCATCTTCCAAATATCGTTGAGAGTTTTTTGAGAATCCTTTTTGAGTAGGGAAGAATCCAAACTCGACTCAGCCCTCGAATTTTCCAAAATGCTGTGCAGATGGAATTCTTCGATCCCGAACTTCACTTCCTTAGAACTCAATTGGATCCAAAATCTCGGACCGTATTCTCCGCCGCTGATTCTTTGTTCGAGCTCGATTCCTTCTTCTCCCAAATCGGGAAGTTCACTCAAAACGATTTCGGGATTCTTTCTCGCGGCTGCATCCAAAATGTAATGCGTTTCCGAATCTTTTTTGGTTTCTTTCCAAAGACTTTCGAGGGTGTTATCTCCTTCTCTTCCAAACCACGGAAGAATCGAAGGAAGTCTGGATGCAAGCGCTTCTTCCGTTGAAGACGAAGTATAAATGTGCGGGTTGGTATAACTCAATCTTCTTTTGATCAGCTTCAGGATCGTCTCGAAAGAATCCTTATCTTTCAGAAGAAATAATTTCGCCGATAACAAATCCCCCCAAGCGGCCCACTCCGGCGGATTTGAATTTAGAATCTTCAAGAGGGCTTCTTCGTCCAGTTGTAAAACCTGAGTCCATTTTTTTCCTTCTTGTTCGATAAATCGAAGAAATTGAAGACAATACAATTTCCAATCCGATCCAGCATAAGGAAGATCTAATATTCCCGCGTAAACCGGGATCGCGGATTCTCCTTGGATGAAAAGCGCTTTCATCGCCTCCCAGCGGTCATAGTTCCCGCCGTAT
This is a stretch of genomic DNA from Leptospira tipperaryensis. It encodes these proteins:
- a CDS encoding MltA domain-containing protein, whose protein sequence is MPVVIIFIIFFFYNFINLNAKELEESGFVPVNKPPDLQKIEDIKTLERAFQESKLYFERLPAKWKTKLHKNSYNKEDFLSSLEKLRRILKQKDSEKRKIEFQKSFFLLETADPNEGKITGYYEVIIEGRNRPEGEFAHPVLGTPSDLVVKKRGTERVVGKIVNGNFLPYESRSELENPSSWNSKTNPIAFVKIVDLHLAQLEGSAVVQTPKEDAFRITYASDNGKNYISPAESLNGVCQSLIPSDLRNCILEHPQEVKAAILKNPRYVFFQKESSAPRGSGGIELIPKRSVAMDPNIPLGIPALISFESPSVAEENRLVFVHDRGSKITGHGRLDYFLGTGKKAEDQAGRIQSPGRILLILPKK
- the amt gene encoding ammonium transporter, which codes for MHLMFMGSTEKTLTDVLWILLCSGLVLLMQGGFLILESGLTRAKNSINVAIKNIADFGIATVLFWFIGFGLMFGQSWKGILGTSWFIPVFPPDDIWSPAFFLFQLVFCGTAATIVSGAIAERLKFVSYIISTILISGFIYPIAGHWVWAGLYQSETHGWLSVLGFRDFAGSSVVHSVGGWVALAFLLVVGPRTGRFVEGEPPRKVTGSNLPLAMLGGIILWVGWFGFNGGSTLAFDKHVPTVLLNTVLASGAAMFSGLFVGWFRKGYPDAVLPLNGSLGGLVAITACANVVNAMEAGLIGILAGILVSPIEDILEKFKIDDAVGAVPVHLGMGIFGTLCVGIFGNLQILNSGLTRWEQIQVQLLGIASIGTFVFGTSYLFFSTINRFFKLRVDPEEEYQGLNISEHRATTELIDLFLVMEHQKKTGDLSYNVPVEPFTEVGQIADRYNQVLGTVRITLDENEKARKELAKAYSKVQKEQERAEKLLLNVLPKSIADKLKKDSSVIAQSFSEASILFADIVGFTEIAGKFHPEKVVRILNKVFSAFDLMAEKYGLEKIKTIGDAYMVVGGLPQPRKDHTLAIAHMAWEMMDMLKRFRIKEGNLKLDMRIGINTGPVVAGVIGTKKFIYDIWGDAVNVASRMESHGLSGQIQVTNSTADLISEEFSMEKREDVEIKGKGKINTFILTGRKNLPSEELFFGFQP
- a CDS encoding cyclic nucleotide-binding domain-containing protein, translated to MPPESQNLLNHIQPIEYSKGQIIFRQGDPSKDQMFFISKGSVVLSETVDGKERAICRINENNFFGEMALLTGGKRTASAISATDEVRLISLDSSIIENMIHKNPKFMFRMLLTAASRHYREELNFTQLQHLIKIDPSNLEFADDYENCRIHNLGVISRIYGHLSNYFPPGKYLFHSGEPASEKLWFVLQGKLVLCKVARDGSESEIRDYHPGDLLDLSSLIGSNPRVFAVKAVEDTAIVTSIDRNLLYRVLTLNPKLFFNVFKTIVYDFTILNHCFKTSKEAEANLGNGVTHVSETVEVAGESGEGLDHLAEQASTSVNEVETESSESSSEPETAGALNKENS
- the map gene encoding type I methionyl aminopeptidase, yielding MSIETEKDLIGLKKIGKIVGLVLKEMKAFAKSGMSTKELDDFGLDLLKRYGARSAPVITYNFPGTTCISVNREIAHGIPSSKKILKDGDLINIDVSAELGGYFGDNGSSFILGQAHPILSSLVDCSRTSLYKGVAQAKAGNRISDIGKAIHEEAKSYGFTVIKNLMGHGTGGSLHEAPKYIPCYEDKRYSQKLKSGMVLAIETFISTKSEIAMETSDGWTLVTRDGSYVAQQEHTIVVTDQEPILLTASNGV
- a CDS encoding SDR family NAD(P)-dependent oxidoreductase; the encoded protein is MKYDLALITGASGGLGTEFCNQLAANGSNLILTDLSSSSLKNLQSNLEKRFGIEVHTIPADLSVSEGREKIVSYLTKKKLKPDLLVNNAGLGYIGDFAKEPESSFLTTIRVNVEALAAMTRKLLPIMIENGKGRILNLASTASFQPVPYFTIYAASKVFVLYFTDGLSYELKGTGVSVHAVSPGPIRTPFFDKAFPKGFRTPDFLWLTPEKVVKTALSGMEKNQTIIVVGWVNRIQQILTSILPRRMSAWMGSIVFSIGKKR
- a CDS encoding acyl-CoA dehydrogenase family protein, translated to MIQNNYFSDTQDIQDHFEHILPWTEIILDYENEFSDTSDGGPTNPTEAKEYYKTVLETVGDLAGNILSPHVAELDREGLRFKDGKVEFPPKMLELVAKVVEAGVQAYGFSRKYGGLGIPWTVKSFISEIFYRVDASLAIAIGCVNLAEILERHASKEMKEEWIPRLAAGEFVCAMGLTEPDHGSDLPNLRTKATKDQNGNWVLNGTKRFITHGCGFGETPAILLTLARSGEVGSGARGLSFFLVQSPDVQIAGIENKLGLHCSPTCEVVFENSPGLLIGEEGYGLIKYTMGMLNGARMGIAQQSTGLATAAYYEALKYSKERIQFGKPLIEIPAVKKIIDRLERETLAMRCLTLEGSRVMDRYYWRALRLEKKGASEKEAKNDTVVRYWEKIANVLTPISKFYCSESCLKVVSDALQVHGGAGYTEDYDIARIYRDARITTIYDGTSQIQINASIGGITSGLTHTFGEYLTELVNQLDSSLVHKLFHGFQELVSLYKDLPAREDKDTYAEEVVMTCSRLLAGILLELSCRRIPEERRQARLKHAKDYHLDTLSILEGNLAKLKEVSGVPA